A part of Fibrobacter sp. UWB15 genomic DNA contains:
- the cas2 gene encoding CRISPR-associated endonuclease Cas2 — translation MWVVAIFDFPRHCKSGRQNMDRFVKELEKEGFSKVQRGMYVRYCTTADNGRTHRRRIANIIEPRSTVCLLSVTDREFLEIYSHFGSTRAPKKWPKSQDFIQFF, via the coding sequence ATGTGGGTCGTAGCGATTTTCGATTTTCCAAGACACTGCAAGAGCGGCCGCCAAAACATGGACAGGTTCGTCAAGGAACTAGAAAAAGAGGGATTCAGCAAGGTGCAACGGGGAATGTACGTCCGCTACTGCACCACTGCGGACAACGGCAGGACACACCGACGACGAATCGCCAATATAATCGAACCCCGCTCCACGGTCTGCCTGCTGAGCGTCACCGACAGGGAATTCCTGGAAATCTACAGCCACTTCGGCAGCACCAGGGCTCCAAAAAAATGGCCCAAATCGCAGGATTTTATCCAATTTTTCTGA